The following proteins are encoded in a genomic region of Thermovirga sp.:
- a CDS encoding ATP-binding protein, with protein sequence MNAGHLLQLHENLKNLNLGNMAKHLEERIRQSEALGASYGNFLLELTELELQIRLENREKRRLKEARFPLVKTLGTFNFEEAPQLDRRLIGKLAAGDYITDRRNVLFLGKSGCGKTHLATALGIEACRDNRRVRFTTACNLANELLESRDDKTLTRTLGKYARYDLLIVDELGYVPFSKEGGELLFQVFAERHERGSVIVTTNLGFGSWTEVFGDPNMTAALLDRLTHKAHIIECTWESYRLKETLREGKKRRQIELKTTAAEE encoded by the coding sequence ATGAACGCTGGCCACCTGCTGCAACTTCACGAGAACCTCAAAAATCTCAACCTGGGCAACATGGCCAAGCATCTTGAAGAAAGGATTCGGCAGTCCGAGGCGTTGGGCGCCAGCTACGGGAACTTCCTCCTGGAACTCACCGAACTTGAACTCCAGATCCGGCTTGAAAACAGGGAAAAAAGGCGGCTTAAGGAGGCCCGCTTCCCCCTGGTCAAAACCCTTGGGACCTTCAACTTCGAAGAGGCTCCGCAACTTGACAGAAGACTCATAGGGAAACTTGCCGCCGGAGACTACATCACCGACCGCAGAAACGTCCTCTTCCTCGGCAAAAGCGGCTGCGGCAAAACTCACCTTGCCACTGCCCTTGGCATAGAAGCCTGCCGGGACAACAGGAGGGTCCGTTTCACCACGGCCTGCAACCTTGCCAATGAACTTCTGGAAAGCCGGGACGACAAAACCCTCACCCGCACCCTGGGCAAATATGCCCGTTACGACCTGCTCATAGTGGACGAACTTGGTTACGTTCCCTTTTCGAAGGAAGGAGGCGAACTTTTATTTCAGGTCTTTGCGGAACGGCACGAGAGGGGATCTGTAATAGTAACGACGAACCTTGGATTCGGAAGCTGGACGGAGGTGTTTGGAGACCCCAACATGACGGCGGCCTTATTGGACCGCCTGACTCACAAGGCACACATCATCGAGTGCACCTGGGAGAGCTACAGGCTGAAGGAAACATTGAGGGAGGGAAAAAAGAGAAGGCAGATAGAACTTAAAACGACGGCCGCTGAAGAGTGA